One stretch of Luteitalea sp. DNA includes these proteins:
- a CDS encoding LemA family protein, whose protein sequence is MHTLKQTMAVVLVSVVMMGLAGCSYNRFVSEQEAIKGAWGEVQNQLQRRNDLIPNLVETVKGFAAQEKSVLQAIADSRAKLAGAQTPSETIAAANEQSSALSRLLVIVENYPQLKSDQTFMRLMDELSGTENRIAVARGRYNEQVTAYNQLRRRFPANMTARVFGFEEYPYFEAPKEAQQAPKVTF, encoded by the coding sequence ATGCACACGTTGAAACAGACGATGGCGGTCGTGCTCGTCAGCGTCGTGATGATGGGCCTCGCGGGCTGCTCGTACAACCGGTTCGTGTCGGAACAGGAAGCCATCAAGGGCGCCTGGGGGGAGGTGCAGAACCAACTTCAGCGCCGGAACGATCTCATCCCGAATCTCGTGGAGACGGTGAAGGGCTTCGCCGCACAGGAGAAGTCGGTGCTGCAAGCCATTGCCGACTCACGCGCGAAGCTGGCGGGTGCGCAGACGCCGAGCGAGACGATTGCCGCCGCCAACGAGCAGAGCTCCGCCTTGTCCCGCCTGCTCGTCATCGTCGAGAACTATCCGCAGCTCAAGTCCGATCAAACGTTCATGCGGCTGATGGACGAGCTCTCCGGCACAGAGAACCGCATTGCGGTGGCGCGGGGGCGTTACAACGAGCAGGTCACCGCCTACAACCAGCTGCGCCGCAGGTTCCCGGCGAATATGACCGCCCGCGTCTTTGGGTTCGAAGAGTATCCGTACTTCGAGGCTCCAAAAGAGGCACAGCAGGCGCCGAAGGTAACCTTTTGA
- the yvcK gene encoding uridine diphosphate-N-acetylglucosamine-binding protein YvcK, with protein sequence MLLRELHVGCFGGGTGLPSLLGGLKRNPWLRVSAIVTTFDSGGSSGVLRDELGVLPPGDVLRCALALARNEPEARRVLLSRLPTLEHERLGGHTGGNLLLSMMEQYSGDFLAAVDGLRTVLGCKGRVWPVSTDRASICAEYTDGTITSGEVEVDEGQARGRYVKRVWLDPAVRLHRDTEKAIGELDAAIIGPGSFYTSLMPTLLVRGVREALAARRTPLILVANLLTEGSGMRGFSAGEAVARLADVLGRPIDAVIFNSARPSPDVLARYAAEHKEPLLLGDVPAGCEVVEGAFWTRGIARHERRRLAYAVWTVLGRRLLS encoded by the coding sequence ATGCTTCTGCGCGAGCTGCATGTTGGCTGCTTCGGGGGCGGAACTGGCCTGCCCAGCCTGCTTGGCGGTCTCAAGCGCAATCCCTGGCTGCGCGTCAGCGCTATCGTCACCACGTTCGACAGCGGCGGCAGCTCGGGTGTCCTCAGAGACGAGCTCGGCGTGCTGCCGCCGGGCGACGTGCTGAGGTGCGCCCTGGCGCTCGCACGCAACGAACCGGAAGCACGGCGCGTCCTCCTGTCTCGGTTGCCGACGCTCGAGCACGAACGTCTCGGGGGGCACACCGGCGGCAACCTGCTGCTGTCGATGATGGAGCAGTACAGTGGAGACTTCCTCGCAGCAGTCGACGGTCTACGCACGGTGCTGGGCTGCAAGGGGCGGGTGTGGCCTGTCAGCACGGATCGCGCGAGCATTTGTGCGGAATACACCGATGGAACGATCACCTCCGGGGAGGTCGAGGTAGACGAGGGGCAGGCGCGCGGTCGCTATGTCAAGCGCGTGTGGCTCGACCCGGCCGTTCGTCTTCATCGGGATACGGAGAAGGCGATCGGCGAGCTCGACGCCGCGATCATCGGGCCCGGGAGCTTCTACACGAGCCTGATGCCGACACTCCTCGTGCGCGGCGTGCGCGAAGCGCTGGCAGCGCGTCGGACGCCGCTCATCCTGGTGGCGAACCTGCTCACCGAGGGCAGCGGGATGCGCGGCTTTAGCGCGGGTGAGGCCGTCGCGCGTCTTGCCGACGTCTTGGGTCGCCCAATCGACGCGGTCATCTTCAACTCGGCTCGTCCGTCACCAGACGTGCTCGCACGCTATGCGGCCGAGCACAAAGAACCACTGCTCCTTGGGGATGTCCCTGCGGGCTGCGAAGTGGTGGAAGGCGCCTTCTGGACGAGGGGCATTGCCCGCCACGAGCGTCGCCGGCTGGCGTACGCGGTCTGGACGGTGCTCGGCCGCCGCCTCCTTTCGTAA
- a CDS encoding TPM domain-containing protein, with amino-acid sequence MVNRTQSVTPGAPATASSTPSSTRSSTPSRGRSRGLLLALAVLLQLTSMLAARGVSGAQADDTASPLPLLTEPVNDFAHVIDAASAGELDRLSRSVQEATGDVIIVATVRTATPRFADIRELAVELFENHGRGIGDKEQDNGLLLVLAVEDREVWTEVGYGLEGAITDGFAGETARQYMLPHFKHGAYGAGLVAGVERYIDRISEERKVDVDRKPRAKPLPTAGGTRIPWFPLVFFLLFLLNGLTRGLSGRRRYYGGHRSGPWSGWPGGFGGGSWGGMGGGFGGGGFGGGGGFGGFGGGGSGGGGGGARW; translated from the coding sequence ATGGTCAATCGCACACAGTCGGTAACGCCCGGCGCGCCGGCGACCGCTTCCTCGACCCCGTCCTCGACCCGGTCCTCGACCCCGTCACGGGGGCGGAGCCGCGGGCTGTTGTTGGCGCTGGCCGTTCTGCTGCAGCTGACCAGCATGCTCGCGGCCAGGGGCGTGTCCGGCGCGCAGGCCGATGACACCGCTTCTCCCCTACCGCTGCTCACGGAGCCGGTCAACGACTTCGCGCATGTCATCGACGCCGCGAGCGCCGGCGAGCTCGACCGGCTCAGCCGCTCGGTACAGGAAGCCACCGGTGACGTCATCATCGTAGCCACCGTTCGCACGGCCACGCCGAGATTCGCCGATATCCGTGAGCTTGCGGTCGAGCTGTTCGAGAACCATGGCCGCGGCATTGGCGACAAAGAGCAAGACAACGGGCTGCTGCTGGTCCTCGCCGTAGAAGACAGGGAGGTCTGGACCGAGGTGGGCTACGGGCTCGAGGGCGCAATTACCGACGGCTTTGCCGGCGAGACCGCCCGCCAGTACATGCTGCCGCACTTCAAACACGGTGCGTACGGCGCCGGCCTCGTGGCTGGCGTGGAACGCTACATCGATCGCATCTCCGAAGAGCGCAAGGTCGACGTTGACCGCAAGCCGCGCGCGAAGCCACTGCCTACCGCTGGGGGAACGCGAATCCCATGGTTCCCTCTCGTCTTTTTCCTGCTGTTCTTGCTGAACGGCCTCACGCGAGGGCTCTCAGGGCGACGCCGCTATTACGGTGGCCACCGCTCTGGACCATGGAGCGGATGGCCCGGCGGCTTCGGCGGCGGGAGCTGGGGAGGAATGGGCGGCGGCTTTGGCGGCGGAGGCTTTGGCGGTGGCGGCGGCTTTGGGGGCTTTGGCGGCGGCGGCAGCGGCGGCGGCGGTGGTGGCGCCCGCTGGTGA